A window of the Nycticebus coucang isolate mNycCou1 chromosome 3, mNycCou1.pri, whole genome shotgun sequence genome harbors these coding sequences:
- the LOC128582289 gene encoding 60S ribosomal protein L12-like encodes MPLKFDPNEIKVLYLRCTSGEVGATSALASRISPLGLFPKKVGDDFTKATGDWKGLRITVKLTIQNSQAHIQEVPSTSALIIKALKEPPRDRKKQKTIKHNGNITFDEIVNFARQIWHGSLARELSGTIKKILGMAQSVGCHVSGHHPHDIIDDINSGTLEGPFS; translated from the coding sequence ATGCCGCTTAAATTCGACCCCAACGAGATCAAAGTCCTGTACCTGAGGTGCACCAGTGGCGAAGTCGGTGCCACATCAGCCCTGGCTTCCAGGATCAGCCCTCTGGGTTTGTTTCCAAAAAAGGTTGGTGATGACTTCACCAAGGCAACTGGTGACTGGAAGGGTCTGAGGATTACAGTGAAACTGACTATCCAGAACAGTCAGGCCCATATCCAAGAGGTACCTTCTACCTCTGCCCTCATCATCAAAGCCCTTAAGGAACcaccaagagacagaaagaaacagaaaaccattAAACACAATGGAAATATCACTTTTGATGAGATTGTCAACTTTGCCAGACAGATATGGCACGGATCTTTAGCCAGAGAACTCTCTGGAACCATTAAAAAGATCCTGGGGATGGCCCAGTCCGTGGGATGCCACGTCAGTGGCCACCACCCTCATGACATCATAGATGACATTAATAGTGGTACCCTGGAAGGCCCATTTAgttaa